In Miscanthus floridulus cultivar M001 chromosome 19, ASM1932011v1, whole genome shotgun sequence, the DNA window GAGCACACCAAAATTCCGTATGAAAAACACGACGACCCCGGATCTACCTGCTGCGGCTGCGGAGGCGTCGGGGGCATCGGCTGAGCTGCCTTGGCGCGCTTGCCGAGCGGGCCGCGCTCGTCGGCCCCGAGCTCCTCCACCTCCAGCTTGACCGCGGCGCGCCGCGCCGGAGCCATGGCCGGCTCGGCCGGCTCCGCGTGCCGCTTCCCCGAGCTCGGCAGCTGCACCATCGGGGTGGGGATCGATCGCCCGAACCCTAACAAACCCTAGCGCCGGCCGGTCCCGATCACCGTGACGGGCGAATCCAATCGGGCGGGCGGGCGAGACGAGGCGAGGCGGAGCGAATCGAATGATTCGAGGGAGGGCAGGGGGAAGGGAGCGCGAAGGCGGGCGGACGGAATGGGGGACGGGACGGCAGCCTGCTTGCTTGGCCTTTGGGAGAGGAGAAGGGTCCAGAAATAGCCGCCGCAGCCGTGCTCACAAGAGCGGCGCTAGTGGATGACTTGTGGGGTCGGATTCCCTGGGCCCCATGTGTCGGTGACAGGTGGTGGATTGCCCCCCCACCCCGAGTGGATAAAGTGGCGGGGGTCGTTGGATGCAGGCGCGCGGCtgtcagcagcagcagctcggcgCGGTGACAGGCGGGCCCACGCGGTGGGGCTGGATATGTATTCGGGCGTACTACTGCTACGCCGTGTAGTACTGGCACGGCGCGACGCACGAGCGCGCGGTGTGCCAGTACGACTCGTTTTGCCGCTTCTGTTCTTGTTCACGTGGAAAACGCAGTCTGAGTCACCGACGGTGAGACGGCTAGTCCGACTTGTATCTGGCTACTGGCGAAGAGTCAACGTCTACGAGTTTTCAGTGTTCCACGTTGGTAGTAGTATTTCTTTGAGAGAATTGTTtatttggcaccgaaacaaaCCAGTGTTTCGTATTTGACACTCGAAAATTTaaactttcttatctggcatcaagttgaaattttctttcgtaaatggcactgccgtccatttagggcagtaacggtgtcaagtgacTGACAAAAAGATATAAATACCCTTGTTTGCAGCAGAAACCCATGGTGCCAAATAGAgaagttcaagtattttcgtatggTGCCAAATAGGAAAGTTCAAAGTATTTTCGTATGGTGCAGTGCAGGGCTCATCGCCGTGGACCTCGCCAGGGACATGCTGCAGGCGAACCCCGGGGTGCTATGCCGTCGTGGTGAGCACCGAGAACATCACGCTCAACTGGTACTTCGGCAACAACCGCTCCATGTTGCTGTCCAACTGCATCTTCCGCATGGGCGGCGCCGCCGCGCTGCTATCCAACCGCCGCGCCGACGCTGGGCGCGCCAAATACCGGCTGCTGCACACGGTGCGCACCCACAAAGGCGCCGCGGACGAGTGCTACGGCTGCGTGTACCAGCGCGAGGACGGCACAGGCCGCGTCGGCGTGTCGCTGGCGCGCGAGCTCATGGCTGTTGCCGGGGACGTGCTCAAGACGAACATCACCACCCTGGGCCCGCTGGTGCTCCCGCTGTCGGAGCAGCTCAAGTTCCTCAGGTCCCTCGTGCTCCTTCGCGTCCTCCGCTCCCGCAGCGTCCGTACGTATATCCCGGACTTGCCGACGACCAGGAACAGCAGGCTCCCTAGCAGCTGAGGCACCTGCACGCTCGACTGCCATGGCCGAGAAGGCagccgcgccatggccggcgagcgcGCGCGAGCAGGCTGCCACGCTGCTGCCACGATGATGTCCATGGGATCAGTGTTATGTGGCAGGTCGGTCACCAGTGGGATAGGAACCGCATGCAAGCCGGCCCGCACGCACAGCCTGATTCCTGGTACGTTAAAGATCCCCTGGCGGAGCCAGAGCTCATCCCTCAGTTTCAGCACGGACCGTCCGGTGTAGGAGAAATGAGGCCAGTCCACCAGGTCGAGGTGGATGTGACCTTCATCGGTCGCCCGCACATGCCGGATCCTCCGCTCCAGACGCGCGGGTTCGGGATACCCCGCCAAGACCATGTCGCTTACATTGATCACCTGAATGAAATGTTCAGAGATGAGATTCTTTAAGAATTTCTCACAAGAATCTATTGCAATTCAGCACTTGTGTTCAGTGGCAAAACTAACTGAACGATCAATCTGAATACAGAATGGACCAAGAACAAAATGTTCAGAGATCAAATTCTTTGTGAATTTAACACTATGTCTGGCTCCGCCAGGGGATCTTTAACGTATATCTCAAATCATTCTTGTATATATACATCATGACAAAGAACTCCGATCCAACGCTGACCTCAACTAGAACAACAGTTTCTGGATAAGTGGTAGGAAATGGGAAGGCAAACAGGATTAATGTGATGAATGTCTGATTTCTAAAGCACACCAAATGCAGTTGTTGTGAGAATCGACACCAACAAGAAACATCCATCCATGCTTTAGTGTTCCAAGAAATCCGTTCACGGGGTGAACCCGAGGAGCCGAGAAGTTGATGGCGAACTCACCTGCGGTGGTGGTCGAGGCGGGAGGGGCAGTGGCACCCAGCTTGATTGGATGGTCTCGACCCTCCAGTATGTCAACACGCCTGATGCGTTATCCGCCGTGACGGGGTTTGGGCGGGACAGGACGCCGGCGGGCCAGCCGCCGCCGCAGAGGCAGGTGCCCCAGCCCATCAAATAGGCGGTGGTGTTGGGGCCGATGCCGTCGTTGACCCTGTAGGGCCTCCACATGAAGGGGCGCTCAAGGTTTGGCGAGTCGTAGTCGCGCAGGACGGTCCGCACATCGTAGCTGGGGAGCTCCGCCCGCACGTTCGAGACCGCGAGATACCGCCCGTAGGCGGCAGactgcaggaggaggaggaggaagggggagcggcCTTCCACACCGCGTTCAGGAAGGGGAAGTATTCGAGCGGGCGCAGGGAGACGCCGACCGCGTCCTCGTCGGCCAGGGCATACGTACCCCTCAAGACGCTCCGCAGCCGCACGAAGCGCTGCGACGCCGTCGTCGTACGCCATCGTCGTATGCCGCGACGCCGTCGTCGTACGCCGCGGGGAACCGCCGTGGAAGTAGACGACGACGGGAACGGGGGCCGGCTCGGCATCCGCGTCCGCGTCCGCGGCGGGTGAGGGGGCATTTTGGTCTGCACGGCGGGTGAGGGGGCATTTTGGTCTGCACGGAACTGAGCAGTGTCAAAGAAGAGAAGGGGTATTTTGGTACTTCTGAAAGAAACATGGCAGGGTTAACGCAGTCAACTGACGGAAATGGACGGTAGAGCCATTTACAGAAGAAAATTTTAACtcgatgtcaaataagaaagttTAAAATTTTTAGTGCTAAATAAAGAAGACTGATTTGTTccagtgccaaatacataattggcCCTATTTCTTTTATGGGGTGGAGGGATTTGTCAACTCAATGGGATGTTTTCACCTTTAAATAATGTTGATATATCATTTATGTATGTAAAATTATCTTTAAATAATGTTGATGTTGATATATCATCATTTATGTGCATGTCttttcaaaaaaaatgaaaaaaatagtaTGCTGCAATACACATATAGAAATTAGGGCCAGTCGAATTTTTTTTCCGAAAAAcgcaaaaacagaaaaaaaaaatcacgcATTCCAAAATGTAACACTACCATGTGAATATCCCGCGCGTTGCCGCAGAaatataaaagtaattttatttgaCTTAAGAGGAATAGGATGCAGAAGAATCGAACGTgatgtacaaacatatataagaagtatatgtgtgtgtgttgtaATTGTAAGCATAATTGATTTGTTCACATAGGACATACAATGGCTTGTAAATTTTCTACAATAAACTGTGGCAGGGGTATAATTgaagacaaaaaaaaatctaTATGAACTTCAATTGAATGCTGGACCGTGGACATATATTTGTATCATGATTACTAATTGAtttaaataagttttaaaaaatgatACATCAAGAATGAACTAAAGAA includes these proteins:
- the LOC136525718 gene encoding 3-ketoacyl-CoA synthase 20-like encodes the protein MQARGCQQQQLGAVTGGPTRWGWILQGSSPWTSPGTCCRRTPGCYAVVVSTENITLNWYFGNNRSMLLSNCIFRMGGAAALLSNRRADAGRAKYRLLHTVRTHKGAADECYGCVYQREDGTGRVGVSLARELMAVAGDVLKTNITTLGPLVLPLSEQLKFLRSLVLLRVLRSRSVRTYIPDLPTTRNSRLPSS